The genomic interval CACCTGAGCCACATCGATAAGCTTGGCACGCCGATCCTCCGGCTGGAGACGCTGGAATGCGCCAGCCTCGTCGATGACGTCAATGGCCTTGTCAGGCATATGACGATCATTGATGTAACGGGAAGACAGCTCCGCGGCAGCCCGCAGTGCCTCATCGCTGTACTCGATGCCATGATGCTGCTCGAAACGCGGCTTGAGTCCACGGAGAATACCCACCGTATCCTCGACCGAAGGCTCGATCACATCGACCTTCTGGAAGCGCCGCGCCAAGGCGCGATCTTTCTCGAAGATGCCCCGGAACTCCTGGAAGGTGGTCGAGCCGATGCAGCGGATCTCGCCAGACGAGAGCAGCGGCTTGAGCAGGTTCGAGGCATCCATTACTCCGCCGGAAGCAGCGCCGGCGCCGATGATGGTGTGAATCTCGTCGATGAACAGGATGGCGTGTGGTTTCTTGCGCAGCTCGTTGAGCAATGCCTTGAAGCGCTTCTCGAAATCACCACGATACTTGGTACCAGCGAGCAGCGCACCAAGGTCGAGAGAATACACGACGCTATGTGCCAGAAGATCCGGAACCTGATTGTCGACGATGCGCTTGGCCAGACCCTCAGCAATGGCCGTCTTGCCGACACCGGCCTCACCCACCAGCAGGGGATTGTTCTTGCGCCGCCGAGCCAGGATCTGCGCGACCCGCTCGACCTCGAACTCACGCCCGACCAGCGGATCGATCCGCCCCTGACGAGCCAGTTCATTCAGATTGCTGGCATAGGCCTCCAAGGGATGACCGGCAGCAGAAGCGTCTCCACCCTCTTCGTCCTGCATCTCATGCTCGCTATCTGGATGATCGCCATGTCCCGGCACTTTGGAAATGCCATGAGCAATGTAGTTCACCACATCTATGCGAGCCACACTCTGCTGCTTGAGCAGAAATACAGCCTGGCTTTCCTGTTCGCTGAAGATGGCCACGAGCACATTGGCGCCGGTCACCTCTCGCTTGCCGGAGCTCTGAACATGGAAGACCGCGCGCTGCAGCACCCGCTGGAAGCCAAGGGTCGGCTGAGTCTCGCGCTCTTCGTCATGCTGTGGAATCAGGGGGGTCGTGGAGTCGATGAACTCCTGCAGGTCATGCCGGAGCTTGTCGATATTCGCACCGCAGGCCCGCAGTACGGCAGCCGCGGCTTCGTTGTCCAGAAGCGCCAGCAGGAGGTGCTCCACCGTCATGAACTCATGACGTTTTGCGCGAGCCTCCTTGAAGGCAAGATTGAGAGTGACTTCGAGCTCACGGTTCAACATAGCTTCACCTCATACCCAAGCGGTCGGCATTAACCGTCCTTCTCGATCTCACAGAGCAGCGGATGCTGGCATTCCCTTGCATATTGGTTGACCTGCATGGCCTTGGTTTCCGCAACGTCACGAGTAAACATTCCACACACTGCCCGCCCCTCTGTATGGACAGTCAGCATGACTTTCGTTGCCAACTCGCGGTTAAGGTTGAAAAATTTCTCCAGCACTTCGACCACGAAATCCATCGGCGTGTAGTCGTCGTTGAACATTACCACCTTATACATGGGTGGCACCTTCAGCGCAGGCTTGGATTCCTGCACGACCAGCCCATAAGAGTCGTCCTCGTGCGGCTCTGGACGGTCCTGACAGAATGTTAGTCGAATCTCAGTGCTTGCGAACATGCTGGACAAGCTTCCGGTTGAACGAATACGGATACTAGAGGGATTTAGCACGCTCAGGCAGCCAAGCACAGCCCCGCCTTGACTATCGGCCAAACAATGATAAAAACAATGGGTACCCAAGAGGGTGTTCAGGGGTCCGATCATGTCCCGGCTAAGGTCGAGCGTGGTAAGGGGCCAAGGCGGATGATACTCCAGTGACGGAGTCTTTGCAGAGGGATGTCGGCATGCTAAGCGGCAAGGTCAAGTGGTTCAACAACGCAAAGGGATATGGATTCATCGTGGCAGATGGCCGCGACGAAGATTTGTTCGCCCATTATTCGGCCATTCAAATGGATGGCTACAAGACCTTGAAAGCCGGTCAGGCGGTGACTTTCGAGCTACTGCAAGGCCCAAAGGGGCTTCATGCAATCAATATCCGCCCCTGCCCGGCGCCGGCCGAGAACTCGGCCAAGCTCAGCCTGACACAACCATCCTCCCTTACGGATATTGCCGGCACTTTATAGGCTGAGGGCCAGGCGCCCTACAACACAGGCGGGCTCGTTTCGCACAGCGCTGATCACCGATCAGCGCTGGCCAGACCAGCCCGCAGCGCGCGTCAAAAATCAGGTGGAGCTCTGCCAGAAAAAAGCAGATCTGCCTGAGTCAGGCAGCTTCTTGCAGCAAGCATCAACCGGACCCGCTCCAGCCAGCCCGAAACAATCCGCCCCCTCCCATACCTCAGAACCAGCAAAGCTCGGAGCCTCGCCAGCACCCGACCCTGCCAGCGTCGCCGAAACAGAAGCGCTGACGCAGTATCCCCTTCAAAAACCCACGAATGCAAAAGACATGTCGCACTGATATACTCGGCGCAACTGAAAGGACATTGGATCCAGAGCCATTCTGGAATGAGCCACTCTAAACCCAAGCAGCATGCAGACTTGAACCTGGCAACTACCGCCCTTGGCAAATCTCGACCCAAGGCACCCGGGACTTCCCCAGGAACCTCGAC from Azotobacter salinestris carries:
- the clpA gene encoding ATP-dependent Clp protease ATP-binding subunit ClpA — translated: MLNRELEVTLNLAFKEARAKRHEFMTVEHLLLALLDNEAAAAVLRACGANIDKLRHDLQEFIDSTTPLIPQHDEERETQPTLGFQRVLQRAVFHVQSSGKREVTGANVLVAIFSEQESQAVFLLKQQSVARIDVVNYIAHGISKVPGHGDHPDSEHEMQDEEGGDASAAGHPLEAYASNLNELARQGRIDPLVGREFEVERVAQILARRRKNNPLLVGEAGVGKTAIAEGLAKRIVDNQVPDLLAHSVVYSLDLGALLAGTKYRGDFEKRFKALLNELRKKPHAILFIDEIHTIIGAGAASGGVMDASNLLKPLLSSGEIRCIGSTTFQEFRGIFEKDRALARRFQKVDVIEPSVEDTVGILRGLKPRFEQHHGIEYSDEALRAAAELSSRYINDRHMPDKAIDVIDEAGAFQRLQPEDRRAKLIDVAQVEDIVAKIARIPPKHVSTSDKELLRNLERDLKLTVFGQDAAIDSLATAIKLSRAGLKSPDKPVGSFLFAGPTGVGKTEVARQLAKALGVELVRFDMSEYMERHTVSRLIGAPPGYVGFDQGGLLTEAITKQPHCVLLLDEIEKAHPEVFNLLLQVMDHGTLTDNNGRKADFRSVIIIMTTNAGAETAARASIGFTLQDHSSDAMEVIKKSFTPEFRNRLDTIIQFGRLSHEVIKSIVDKFLTELQAQLEDKHVQLDVSEQARGWLAEHGYDAQMGARPMARLIQDKIKRPLAEEILFGELAEHGGMVHIDLKGGELSFDFETAAEVA
- the clpS gene encoding ATP-dependent Clp protease adapter ClpS: MFASTEIRLTFCQDRPEPHEDDSYGLVVQESKPALKVPPMYKVVMFNDDYTPMDFVVEVLEKFFNLNRELATKVMLTVHTEGRAVCGMFTRDVAETKAMQVNQYARECQHPLLCEIEKDG
- the cspD gene encoding cold shock domain-containing protein CspD, translated to MLSGKVKWFNNAKGYGFIVADGRDEDLFAHYSAIQMDGYKTLKAGQAVTFELLQGPKGLHAINIRPCPAPAENSAKLSLTQPSSLTDIAGTL